One genomic region from Spirulina subsalsa PCC 9445 encodes:
- the cobU gene encoding bifunctional adenosylcobinamide kinase/adenosylcobinamide-phosphate guanylyltransferase, translated as MIHSPTIILVTGPARSGKSEWAESLAMQSGKRVSYLATARLNPEDSEWQARIEKHQARRPPDWKTLWVPEDLTATLAQNQAEDCFLVDALGTWVANGLEWSEEEWQGKVRDLLELLPTLPGVVILVGEETGWGLVPVYPLGRQFRDRLGSLLRYVGTLATSVYLVTGGYALDLTQLGIPLLGNRGGEGEGERGRGGAGE; from the coding sequence ATGATCCATTCTCCGACTATCATTTTAGTGACTGGTCCAGCCCGTTCTGGGAAAAGCGAGTGGGCGGAATCTTTGGCGATGCAATCGGGGAAACGGGTATCTTATCTGGCCACAGCACGGTTAAATCCCGAGGATTCCGAATGGCAGGCGAGGATTGAAAAACACCAAGCCCGTCGCCCCCCGGATTGGAAGACCTTATGGGTGCCGGAGGACTTAACGGCGACATTAGCCCAAAATCAGGCCGAGGATTGTTTTTTAGTGGATGCCTTGGGAACTTGGGTCGCCAATGGTTTGGAGTGGTCTGAGGAGGAATGGCAAGGGAAGGTGAGGGATTTATTAGAACTCTTGCCGACTTTGCCGGGGGTGGTGATTTTGGTAGGAGAAGAGACGGGCTGGGGATTGGTTCCGGTGTATCCTCTGGGGCGACAATTTCGCGATCGCCTTGGTTCCCTCCTGCGTTATGTTGGAACTCTGGCCACTTCGGTTTATTTAGTCACAGGAGGCTACGCGCTGGACTTAACCCAATTGGGGATTCCTTTATTAGGGAACAGGGGGGGAGAGGGGGAGGGGGAGAGGGGGAGAGGGGGAGCAGGGGAATAG
- a CDS encoding formylglycine-generating enzyme family protein, with amino-acid sequence MSTLQTFTQRHGQLAHTLACHAAFPLALTPELLYCLRENFVPESPWINVADILLTLCDPVGHRLYEMPTPLRHQLLQDLKTQWGAERLHTLSDFMVVYIRATLPSNERIAQDLGAAPHWTALAYTQPNQATQTIAQTLKNALTQTPPQEWLKITNLLETYSELDPLLEAGFQPLLDLSRAYEAQAQGDTTTAQQLIQPLGRPGETVEIAGVSFQLPILLETVTFEIVQVNRRGEIIQREKKSAPLYREQLGDSVELEMMAIPGGTFLMGSPEGEGNKGEHPQHSVTVAPFFMGKTPITQAQWRAVVTQVPPITQKLDPNPSGFKGDNRPVEQVSWKDAIEFCARLTQLTGKDYRLPSEAEWEYACRAGTTTPFYFGETITTALANYDGNYTFADEPKGEYREETTPVGSFPPNAFGLYDLHGNLYEWCLDDWHNNYEGAPSDGRAWIDNDNHSQTHQEWLQSMLNKKSTLSKLLRGGCWYDSPKSCRSASRGIITRDYEGIDIGFRVVVPRTP; translated from the coding sequence ATGTCCACCCTCCAAACCTTCACCCAACGCCACGGTCAACTCGCCCACACCCTCGCCTGCCACGCCGCCTTTCCCCTCGCCCTCACCCCAGAACTCCTCTACTGCCTGCGGGAGAACTTCGTCCCCGAAAGTCCTTGGATAAACGTTGCCGACATCCTCCTAACCCTTTGTGACCCCGTAGGACACCGCCTCTACGAAATGCCCACCCCCCTCCGACACCAACTCCTCCAAGACCTCAAAACCCAATGGGGTGCAGAACGACTCCACACCCTCTCCGACTTCATGGTGGTTTATATCCGCGCCACCCTACCCAGCAATGAGCGCATCGCCCAAGACCTCGGAGCCGCCCCCCACTGGACCGCCCTAGCCTATACCCAACCCAACCAAGCCACCCAAACCATCGCCCAGACCCTAAAAAACGCCCTCACCCAGACCCCACCCCAAGAGTGGCTAAAAATCACCAACCTCCTCGAAACCTACAGCGAACTAGACCCCCTCTTAGAAGCCGGATTTCAGCCCCTCCTAGACCTATCCAGAGCCTATGAAGCCCAAGCCCAAGGCGACACCACCACCGCCCAGCAACTCATTCAACCCCTAGGTCGCCCCGGAGAAACCGTAGAAATTGCCGGAGTCTCCTTCCAACTGCCCATCCTCCTAGAAACCGTCACCTTTGAAATTGTCCAAGTGAACCGCCGGGGAGAAATCATCCAGCGAGAAAAGAAAAGCGCCCCATTGTATCGAGAGCAATTAGGAGACAGTGTGGAATTAGAGATGATGGCCATACCGGGCGGAACCTTCCTCATGGGGTCGCCAGAAGGAGAAGGAAATAAGGGCGAACACCCTCAACATTCTGTGACTGTAGCCCCCTTCTTCATGGGAAAAACCCCCATCACCCAAGCCCAATGGCGGGCAGTGGTGACACAAGTCCCACCCATTACACAAAAGTTAGACCCTAATCCATCTGGCTTTAAAGGGGATAATCGACCTGTGGAACAGGTTTCTTGGAAGGACGCGATAGAATTCTGTGCCAGATTAACTCAGTTGACCGGGAAAGACTACCGACTGCCCAGCGAGGCCGAATGGGAATATGCCTGTCGTGCCGGAACTACAACTCCCTTTTATTTCGGGGAAACCATAACCACAGCATTAGCAAACTATGATGGGAATTACACCTTTGCCGATGAACCGAAAGGTGAATATCGTGAAGAAACTACCCCCGTGGGGAGTTTTCCCCCCAACGCCTTTGGATTATATGATCTACACGGGAATCTGTATGAGTGGTGTTTAGATGATTGGCATAACAATTATGAAGGTGCGCCAAGTGATGGGAGAGCGTGGATAGATAATGATAATCATTCTCAAACCCATCAGGAGTGGTTGCAAAGTATGTTGAATAAAAAATCAACATTAAGTAAGCTGCTGCGTGGTGGTTGTTGGTACGACTCCCCGAAGAGCTGCCGTTCTGCCTCTCGCGGCATCATCACCCGCGACTACGAGGGCATCGACATCGGTTTTCGTGTTGTCGTCCCCAGAACGCCTTAA
- a CDS encoding REP-associated tyrosine transposase has product MQYRRSKVPGATYFFTVVTYERQPLFNDPKLIKLLRQTFRQVKQPYPFTLDAISILPDHLHCIWTLPPDDADFSRRWQRIKSSFSRHCPPQYHNISSISRQKKREKSIWQHRFWEHQIRDETDFIHHVDYIHYNPVKHGLVNAPKDWQYSSFHHYLKDGAYTLDWGANQVPKLTPDIGHE; this is encoded by the coding sequence ATGCAATACCGCCGATCCAAAGTACCCGGAGCTACCTACTTTTTTACCGTTGTCACCTATGAACGTCAACCCTTATTTAACGATCCAAAATTAATCAAATTACTTCGACAAACCTTTAGACAAGTTAAACAACCATACCCCTTTACCTTAGATGCTATCTCAATTCTCCCCGACCATCTTCATTGTATCTGGACATTACCCCCAGACGATGCCGATTTTTCCCGACGCTGGCAACGAATCAAAAGCTCCTTTAGCCGCCATTGTCCCCCCCAATATCATAACATCTCCTCAATCTCCCGTCAGAAAAAAAGGGAAAAAAGCATCTGGCAACATCGCTTTTGGGAACACCAAATTAGAGACGAAACCGATTTTATTCATCATGTGGATTATATTCACTATAATCCAGTCAAGCATGGATTAGTCAACGCGCCGAAAGATTGGCAATATTCAAGTTTCCATCATTATCTAAAAGACGGTGCTTATACCTTAGATTGGGGTGCAAACCAAGTCCCAAAATTAACCCCAGACATTGGCCACGAATAA
- a CDS encoding AAA family ATPase, translating into MKFITMNSEQYHYTGEYQDPKNPYLPDDGLKKAVKLAIYLQRPLLLQGEPGCGKTKLASALAYELGQRLNCSPYPYFPWSIKSTSQAKEGLYFYDSVGRLRDAQLVSNNGYEKYLKPEEIRALFDRLTDPEEYIKLGALGKAFEVENYRPVVLIDEIDKADIDFPNDLLRELEEKQFTVPELGGREYVAQQSPIILITSNREKDLPDAFLRRCIFYYIDFPDESRLIEIVQAHYPDVLENQDLQVVVEAAVAEFLKVRGTGTRRKDGKQASTSELLDFVGELKQHPKESALEMIKNLVQNVPVLGTLLKTKEDQDYYQQQQKQQQQNRDS; encoded by the coding sequence ATGAAATTTATCACTATGAACTCAGAACAATATCACTATACTGGCGAATACCAAGACCCCAAAAACCCCTATTTACCGGATGACGGATTGAAAAAAGCTGTTAAGCTGGCGATTTATTTACAACGCCCTCTCTTGTTACAAGGGGAACCGGGATGTGGTAAAACGAAGCTGGCCAGCGCCTTAGCTTATGAGTTAGGACAACGCTTGAACTGTTCCCCTTATCCTTACTTTCCTTGGTCGATTAAGTCCACCAGTCAGGCTAAAGAAGGACTGTATTTTTATGATTCGGTGGGACGGTTACGGGATGCGCAGTTAGTCAGCAATAATGGTTATGAAAAGTATTTAAAACCGGAAGAAATTCGGGCGTTGTTTGACCGATTGACTGACCCGGAAGAGTATATCAAATTGGGCGCATTGGGCAAGGCGTTTGAGGTGGAAAATTATCGCCCTGTTGTCTTGATTGATGAAATTGACAAGGCGGATATTGATTTCCCTAATGATTTATTACGGGAGTTGGAAGAGAAACAATTTACGGTGCCGGAATTGGGAGGGAGGGAGTATGTCGCGCAACAGTCCCCGATTATCTTGATTACCAGTAACCGAGAAAAAGATTTACCGGATGCTTTTTTGCGGCGCTGTATTTTTTATTATATTGACTTTCCCGACGAAAGCCGCTTAATTGAGATTGTTCAAGCCCATTATCCTGATGTCCTTGAGAATCAAGACTTACAAGTTGTTGTTGAGGCGGCGGTGGCGGAGTTTCTGAAGGTGCGAGGGACGGGAACAAGACGGAAGGATGGCAAACAGGCCAGCACGAGCGAGTTATTGGATTTCGTGGGAGAATTGAAACAACATCCTAAAGAAAGTGCCTTGGAGATGATTAAAAACCTTGTGCAAAATGTCCCTGTATTGGGAACATTATTGAAAACCAAAGAAGACCAAGACTATTATCAACAGCAACAAAAGCAACAGCAACAAAACCGTGATTCCTAA
- a CDS encoding mechanosensitive ion channel family protein — protein MLRFLTRFRFLTRFNLFTRFNRGVRVKSLALALCSLLCFLCLSLPLVAQTAGSEGPLKAPILIDGDPIFEVSRSGDFSAQQRAREANEVLANIVENITPDQSLNVTIDERQQVPVLLINGRYLISVTQADTPPGRSGINQADLWRSVLQQALEKAKYQRTPEYIRYALLLSGGALILALLASWLVGNLWKRWFPVLLEQLNIELNSEADPNRRPRTEIISNILLSLIRGVLIFFAGFYIASLFPQTRNLSREIRDGLVETVQVSLTSGLFPLGDNAYSVLDILILIGLLAGVLSLSRLLRRILRSRILILTGLNRSAQENISLIANYTFIFIGTIVILQIWGLNLNSLTVFASVLGVGISLGLQGITKEFVSGIVLLFERPIQVGDFVDVGGLVGTVERIGVRSTEIRTLDRISIILPNSRFLESEVINWSHDNPISRLRIPLGVAYGSDIKRVRNALLEAAKDHPDILSIPSPVVFFTGFGDSALDFTLLVWIAHPPKQFQIKSDLYFLIEERFRRENIEIPFPQRDLHVRSGQLPITISPEVAESLQLLSQNLTHRRES, from the coding sequence ATGTTGCGTTTTTTAACTAGGTTTAGGTTTTTAACTCGGTTTAATTTGTTTACTCGGTTTAACCGAGGTGTAAGGGTTAAATCTTTAGCCCTTGCCCTTTGTTCTCTTCTCTGTTTCCTCTGTTTATCCCTTCCCCTTGTTGCTCAAACTGCCGGAAGTGAAGGCCCTCTCAAAGCCCCCATTTTAATTGATGGCGACCCCATTTTTGAAGTTAGTCGTTCTGGAGATTTTAGCGCCCAACAACGAGCGAGAGAAGCCAATGAAGTCCTAGCGAATATTGTTGAAAATATCACCCCGGATCAATCCCTGAATGTGACGATTGATGAACGGCAACAAGTCCCAGTTTTACTCATTAATGGTCGTTATTTGATCTCCGTCACCCAAGCCGATACACCTCCGGGACGTTCAGGCATTAATCAAGCCGATTTGTGGCGTAGTGTTTTACAACAGGCCTTAGAAAAAGCCAAATATCAACGCACCCCGGAATATATTCGTTATGCCCTATTGCTCTCCGGGGGTGCTTTAATTCTCGCCTTATTAGCCAGTTGGTTAGTGGGAAATTTATGGAAACGTTGGTTTCCGGTTTTGCTGGAACAATTAAATATTGAACTCAACTCAGAAGCAGACCCAAACCGTCGTCCTCGTACAGAAATAATTTCTAACATTTTACTTTCATTAATTCGGGGAGTATTAATCTTTTTTGCTGGATTTTACATTGCTTCTCTTTTCCCTCAAACCCGCAACTTAAGCCGAGAAATCCGGGATGGTTTAGTGGAAACCGTGCAAGTGAGTTTAACCTCTGGGCTTTTTCCCCTCGGAGATAATGCTTACTCCGTGCTAGATATCTTGATTCTCATTGGTTTGCTGGCCGGAGTATTGTCCTTATCTCGCCTACTGCGTCGGATTTTGCGATCGCGCATTCTCATCCTAACCGGACTCAACCGTTCCGCTCAAGAAAATATCTCCCTCATTGCTAACTACACCTTTATCTTTATTGGCACCATTGTTATCCTGCAAATTTGGGGCTTAAATCTAAACTCCTTAACCGTTTTTGCCAGTGTGTTAGGGGTGGGGATTAGTTTAGGCTTACAAGGGATTACTAAAGAATTTGTCAGTGGGATTGTGCTACTCTTTGAACGTCCCATTCAAGTCGGGGATTTTGTCGATGTTGGGGGATTAGTCGGCACCGTAGAACGGATTGGAGTTCGCAGCACTGAAATCCGCACCCTCGATAGAATCTCAATTATTTTACCCAACTCCCGTTTCCTAGAATCGGAAGTCATTAACTGGAGTCATGATAACCCCATTTCTCGCCTAAGAATTCCCCTAGGGGTAGCCTACGGTTCAGATATTAAACGGGTACGCAATGCCCTTTTAGAAGCCGCAAAAGATCATCCTGATATTCTTTCTATTCCCAGTCCTGTGGTATTTTTTACGGGGTTTGGCGATAGTGCTTTAGATTTTACCTTATTGGTCTGGATTGCCCATCCTCCTAAACAATTCCAGATTAAAAGTGACCTTTATTTTTTAATCGAAGAACGCTTTAGACGAGAGAATATAGAGATCCCCTTTCCTCAACGAGATTTACACGTTCGTTCGGGTCAACTCCCGATTACCATCTCCCCAGAAGTGGCGGAATCTTTGCAACTCTTATCCCAAAATTTAACCCATCGGCGAGAGTCTTAA
- a CDS encoding AI-2E family transporter, producing MPERPVITLSLSTLLTLLLTGLALILLWQLRWLLVVLMVAVVIAATLAPAVNTAERWGLPRWLAVIGVYFALLSLLVGFGVIIGPTVAEQIQRLLRKLPAYLEVLANVLENLSIRWGLTEPDTWAYLESLFNLQSLTTWGLRTSRDLLVRSYSLTRGLVGGVLSTLLAIILSGYMLTGSESLIRGLVQLFPTPWDSQLAAQVRPVSQRMGGYIQGRILVSAILGVAISLGLNFLGLSEFALGLGVIAGFTNLIPFFGPVLGSIPALIVAIAQGGWLFLWVLLLFVIIQNIETYVLDPLLVGNTVQVPPILQLLAVLGGAQVLGIIGALIVPPWVAGSLVVLDNLYIQPKLKAQDSQNLPPVDDSPHPSLPLSS from the coding sequence ATGCCTGAACGCCCTGTCATCACCCTTTCCCTCTCCACCCTCCTCACCCTACTCCTAACTGGACTTGCCCTTATTCTCCTGTGGCAACTGCGCTGGTTACTCGTCGTCCTCATGGTGGCCGTCGTCATTGCCGCCACCCTCGCCCCTGCCGTCAACACAGCCGAACGTTGGGGCCTGCCCCGGTGGTTAGCCGTCATTGGGGTCTATTTTGCCCTCCTCTCCCTTCTCGTGGGGTTTGGGGTGATTATTGGCCCCACCGTTGCCGAACAAATTCAGCGCCTCCTGCGCAAACTTCCCGCTTATCTAGAAGTTCTCGCCAATGTATTAGAAAATCTCAGTATTCGCTGGGGTCTGACCGAACCCGACACCTGGGCTTACCTCGAAAGCTTATTTAATCTCCAATCCCTCACCACTTGGGGACTACGCACCTCCCGGGATCTCTTGGTGCGTTCCTACAGTTTAACCCGAGGCCTCGTGGGCGGCGTGTTAAGCACCCTTTTGGCCATTATCCTCTCCGGCTATATGTTGACAGGTTCAGAGAGCTTAATTCGGGGTTTGGTGCAACTTTTCCCCACCCCTTGGGATAGCCAACTGGCCGCCCAAGTGCGACCCGTCAGCCAACGCATGGGGGGCTATATTCAAGGTCGGATTCTGGTGTCCGCCATCTTAGGGGTGGCCATTAGTTTGGGCTTAAACTTCCTCGGATTATCAGAATTTGCCCTAGGATTAGGGGTAATTGCAGGGTTTACTAACCTGATTCCCTTTTTCGGTCCGGTGTTAGGGTCGATTCCGGCGTTAATTGTTGCGATCGCCCAAGGGGGATGGTTATTCCTCTGGGTGTTATTGTTGTTTGTAATTATCCAAAACATCGAAACCTATGTTTTAGATCCCCTACTGGTAGGCAATACCGTTCAAGTCCCCCCCATCTTGCAACTTTTAGCCGTTTTAGGGGGCGCCCAAGTGTTAGGGATTATCGGAGCCCTCATTGTTCCCCCCTGGGTGGCTGGGAGTTTGGTCGTCCTCGATAACTTATACATTCAACCCAAACTCAAAGCCCAAGACAGTCAAAACCTGCCCCCTGTGGATGACAGTCCCCATCCCTCCCTGCCGTTGTCGAGTTGA
- a CDS encoding urease accessory protein UreF has product MSQLLSLLQLVSSSLPVGAYSYSEGLESLVEQGIITDAGELDHWLRRELHYGAIQLEGGVMVRSHSCILTQDWQGLNHWNQWLSATRETQELRQQSWQMGASLLKLWANLQPEGRAMIEQIANPCHYAIAFTLAATLCHIPPESFLLGYLHSWATNMINGGVKLIPLGQTQGQQLLFHLSPLLNEITAQLLSSSEDDLETCSGGATLASMYHETQYTRLFRS; this is encoded by the coding sequence ATGTCTCAATTACTCTCATTACTTCAGCTTGTTAGCTCCAGTTTACCTGTGGGAGCTTACAGTTATTCGGAAGGATTGGAAAGTTTAGTTGAACAGGGCATTATTACCGATGCGGGGGAGTTAGATCATTGGTTGCGTCGGGAGTTGCACTATGGGGCGATTCAGTTGGAGGGGGGGGTGATGGTGCGATCGCACTCCTGCATCCTGACCCAAGACTGGCAAGGCTTAAACCACTGGAATCAATGGCTTTCCGCCACCCGAGAAACCCAAGAATTGCGTCAACAGAGTTGGCAAATGGGAGCCTCATTGCTCAAACTATGGGCAAACCTGCAACCCGAGGGGCGCGCTATGATTGAGCAAATCGCCAATCCTTGTCATTATGCGATCGCCTTTACCCTCGCCGCCACCCTCTGCCACATTCCCCCAGAGTCCTTTCTCCTAGGATATCTGCACAGTTGGGCCACCAATATGATCAACGGGGGCGTGAAATTAATCCCCCTCGGACAAACCCAAGGTCAACAGTTACTCTTTCATCTCTCCCCCCTCCTCAACGAAATCACCGCCCAACTCTTATCCTCTTCAGAAGATGACCTAGAAACCTGTAGCGGGGGAGCCACCCTAGCCAGTATGTATCATGAAACTCAATATACTCGTCTATTTCGCAGCTAG